A stretch of the Lactuca sativa cultivar Salinas chromosome 9, Lsat_Salinas_v11, whole genome shotgun sequence genome encodes the following:
- the LOC111901665 gene encoding AT-hook motif nuclear-localized protein 6, which produces MEGTEENHNSGSVVVFGGEGTLSGSTVAPPPPPPPPPPAAESLVGAVIAVNATPGSDGFKKKRGRPRKYGPDGKPKVTLSPMPISSSIPLSGDFPGWKQKQEKPITSIKRKQKLEFRPPGAQLASSIGADFTPHVLTVNSGEDVNMKIISFAQQGTKAICVLAANGAVSNVTLGQPNASGGTLTYEGRFDILCLSGAFTPNENGGAKGWSGGMSVSLAGPDGRVLGGGLAGMLVAAGSVQVILGSFLTDLQQEQQKSKKSRFEPFATTPFFKETYGDHEPNISFTLTNPRSLDTERNGSLHVSESNTSQFEVSC; this is translated from the exons ATGGAAGGTACAGAGGAGAATCATAATTCCGGTTCGGTTGTAGTATTTGGCGGGGAAGGAACTTTGAGTGGATCAACGGtggcaccaccaccaccaccaccaccaccaccgccagcAGCGGAATCGCTGGTGGGTGCTGTGATTGCTGTGAATGCGACGCCTGGCTCAGATGGTTTTAAGAAAAAGAGGGGAAGGCCGAGGAAGTACGGACCGGACGGAAAACCTAAAGTAACTTTGTCTCCGATGCCGATTTCTTCATCGATTCCCCTCTCCGGTGATTTCCCCGGCTGGAAGCAGAAGCAGGAGAAGCCGATAACGTCCATCAAGAGAAAGCAGAAACTTGAGTTTCGCCCACCAG GTGCACAATTGGCATCCTCAATTGGAGCCGATTTTACTCCCCATGTGCTTACAGTTAATTCTGGAGAg GATGTTAATATGAAGATCATATCATTTGCTCAACAAGGGACAAAAGCCATATGTGTTCTTGCTGCAAATGGTGCAGTTTCAAATGTCACACTTGGTCAACCAAATGCTTCTGGAGGCACTTTAACATACGAG GGTCGATTTGACATTCTTTGTTTATCTGGAGCTTTTACACCGAATGAAAATGGTGGAGCAAAAGGGTGGTCCGGTGGGATGAGTGTTTCTTTGGCGGGCCCGGATGGGCGGGTTTTGGGTGGCGGACTGGCGGGCATGCTGGTTGCTGCTGGCTCTGTTCAG gtCATACTTGGAAGCTTTCTTACCGATCTTCAACAAGaacaacaaaaatccaaaaaatcaagATTTGAACCTTTTGCTACTACGCCTTTCTTCAAAGAAACATATGGAGATCATGAACCTAACATAAGTTTTACACTCACAAATCCAAGAAGTTTAGACACCGAAAGAAATGGATCTTTGCATGTTTCTGAATCCAACACATCACAATTTGAGGTTTCTTGTTAA
- the LOC111901666 gene encoding 65-kDa microtubule-associated protein 3, producing MPTPTKDPLLQVETTCGSLLYELQIIWDEVGENDTERDKMLLELERECLEVYRRKVDSANKRRAQLRQAIADSEAELASICSSMGERPVHIRQSDQTPRSLKEELRALLPELEEMKKRKSERRNQFLEILEQIQKIQMEIYTTSSNTILDETDLSLRNLQELQTKLQTLQKEKSDRLKQVLDHMSSLNSLCLVLGMDFNQTMQEIHPTLSEGANMSKSISNETISKLANSIQRLREIKIERKQKIQDLATSLIELWTLMDTPIEEQQMFQSVTCNIAASEEEITEPNLLSVDFINYVDAEVSRLEELKSSKMKELVMKKRTELEDICRKTHLITESDTSLEIAIEAIESGVVDASSVLEQIEILIGKVKEEAFSRKEILEKVEKWMTACAEECWLEEYNRDDNRYNAGRGAHLTLKRAEKARALVNKLPGIVEALAMKTVAWENERGVEFTYDGVRLLSMLEDYKILRQEKEEERKRQRDQKKLQGQLIAEQEALFGSKPSPMKQQSATKKGARLSFGNSNTTSNRRLSLGHATPKPDINSKTTPTTSRPTKKIDGFRKPFSPISSKTTPNVTTEAEKKHDMQQKTFQNNNNNMSPFTTPTKTTIFGLEDENTNRTPKTNLIPILPSTPYTTGSIAMQTAVTPAPVLIKEIVPEEVIEYSFEERRAGFVVPKTHLKT from the exons ATGCCTACTCCAACAAAAGATCCACTTTTGCAAGTGGAAACAACATGTGGATCGCTTCTATATGAACTTCAG ATTATTTGGGATGAAGTTGGCGAAAACGACACTGAAAGAGATAAAATGTTGCTAGAACTCGAACGTGAATGTCTTGAAGTATACAGACGAAAAGTTGATTCAGCAAATAAACGTCGAGCTCAATTAAGACAAGCAATCGCTGATTCTGAAGCAGAATTAGCATCGATTTGTTCCTCCATGGGAGAAAGACCTGTTCATATTAGGCAG TCTGATCAAACTCCTCGAAGCCTAAAGGAAGAACTAAGAGCCCTTCTTCCAGAActtgaagaaatgaaaaagagAAAATCCGAAAGAAGAAATCAATTTCTTGAAATCTTGGAAcaaatacaaaaaatacaaatGGAGATTTACACAACTTCTTCAAACACAATCTTGGATGAAACTGATCTCTCTTTAAGAAACCTTCAAGAACTTCAAACTAAGCTGCAAACACTTCAAAAGGAGAAG AGTGATCGTTTGAAGCAAGTTCTAGACCACATGAGTTCCTTGAATTCACTCTGTTTGGTGTTAGGAAtggattttaatcaaacaatgcaAGAAATTCATCCTACTTTATCTGAAGGGGCAAATATGTCAAAAAGCATAAGTAACGAGACAATTTCAAAGCTAGCAAATTCCATACAAAGACTTCGAGAGATTAAAATAGAAAGAAAGCAAAAA ATTCAAGATCTTGCAACATCTTTAATAGAGCTATGGACATTAATGGATACTCCTATTGAAGAACAACAAATGTTTCAAAGTGTTACATGTAACATAGCTGCTTCTGAAGAGGAGATAACAGAGCCCAATTTGCTTTCAGTGGATTTCATTAATTAT GTTGATGCTGAGGTGTCAAGGTTAGAGGAGTTGAAGTCTAGTAAAATGAAAGAACTTGTTATGAAGAAAAGAACAGAATTAGAAGATATTTGTAGAAAGACACATTTGATTACAGAATCTGATACTTCATTAGAAATTGCCATCGAAGCTATTGAATCTG GAGTTGTGGATGCTAGTAGTGTTCTTGAACAAATTGAGATTTTAATTGGGAAAGTGAAAGAAGAAGCTTTTAGTCGAAAAGAAATTCTTGAAAAAGTTGAGAAATGGATGACTGCTTGTGCAGAGGAATGTTGGCTTGAAGAGTATAacagg GATGATAATAGATATAATGCTGGAAGAGGTGCTCATCTTACACTTAAACGTGCAGAAAAAGCACGTGCATTGGTTAATAAACTTCcag GAATTGTGGAAGCTTTAGCTATGAAGACGGTAGCATGGGAGAATGAGAGAGGTGTTGAATTTACTTATGATGGG GTTCGGCTTCTTTCCATGTTGGAGGATTATAAGATCTTAAGACAAGAAAAAGAGGAAGAAAGAAAAAGACAAAGg GATCAGAAGAAACTTCAGGGACAATTAATAGCAGAACAAGAAGCACTTTTTGGATCAAAACCAAGTCCAATGAAGCAACAAAGTGCTACTAAAAAAGGGGCAAGATTGTCATTTGGCAATTCAAATACTACAAGCAACAGAAGATTATCATTAGGTCATGCAACTCCTAAACCGGATATCAATTCCAAAACTACCCCTACTACTTCCCGTCCTACCAAAAAAATCGATGGATTCCGCAAGCCTTTTTCTCCCATTTCTTCCAAAACTACCCCTAATGTCACAACAGAAGCTGAGAAAAAACACGACATGCaacaaaaaacatttcaaaataacaataacaatatgtCGCCATTTACTACCCCTACTAAAACTACGATATTTGGTTTAGAGGATGAAAATACAAATAGAACTCCAAAAACAAATTTAATTCCGATTTTACCCTCCACCCCATATACTACGGGTTCTATTGCGATGCAAACAGCTGTTACACCTGCCCCTGTTTTGATAAAAGAGATTGTTCCTGAAGAGGTTATTGAGTATTCCTTTGAAGAAAGAAGAGCTGGTTTTGTGGTTCCTAAAACACATTTGAAGACATGA